The sequence below is a genomic window from Lysobacter capsici.
AGCGTCACCCTCATCCAGCAGCAGATGCCGGCCCACGGCCATACCCTGCTGGCGACCACCGAGCTCGCCGCCGCGACCCAGATCGGCGTCGGCGTGGAACTGGGCGCGCTCAACGGCGATGCCATGTACATCACCGATACCAGCGGCTCGGACATGATCCCGATGAATCAGGCCTCGTTGAAGCCCAGCGGCGGCAACCAGCCGCACGACAACCTCATGCCGACATTGACGGTGCAGTTCTGTATTGCCTGGGCCGGTGTATTCCCCTCGCAGAGCTGATCCCATTCGCCCACGCCCTGCCTCGCGTCGCGCGAGCGCACGGCAGATTCAAGAGGACACCGTCATGACCGAACCCTTCATCGGCCAGATCCAGATTTTCGGCTTCAACTTCGCCCCACGCGGCTGGGCCAGCTGCAGCGGCGCGACCCTGCCGATCCAGCAGAACACCGCGTTGTTCTCGCTGCTCGG
It includes:
- a CDS encoding phage tail protein; this translates as MSQPFVGEIRLFGFGRVPNGWFACDGSLQSIAQYEVLFMLIGTTYGGDGVSTFAVPDLRSRLPIHQGTGAGLSTYVLGQTSGTESVTLIQQQMPAHGHTLLATTELAAATQIGVGVELGALNGDAMYITDTSGSDMIPMNQASLKPSGGNQPHDNLMPTLTVQFCIAWAGVFPSQS